From the Calonectris borealis chromosome 12, bCalBor7.hap1.2, whole genome shotgun sequence genome, one window contains:
- the KATNB1 gene encoding katanin p80 WD40 repeat-containing subunit B1 isoform X3, which produces MAVAVTTKTAWKLQEITAHSSNVSSLVLGKSSGRLLATGGDDCRVNIWSVNKPNCIMSLTGHTTPIESLQINTNEELIVAGSQSGSIRVWDLEAAKILRTLLGHKANICSLDFHPFGSFVASGSLDTNIKLWDVRRKGCVFRYKGHTEAVRCLRFSPDGKWLASAADDHTVKLWDLAAGKIVFEFTGHTGPVNVVEFHPNEYLLASGSSDRTVRFWDLEKFQVVSCIEEEATPVRCVLFNPDGCCLYSGFQDSLRVYGWEPERCFDVVLVNWGKVADLSICNNQLIGVSFAQSTVSSFVVDLSRVTKSGSIPHGLIRDDEPLVPPTPTGSSLRRIYDRPSTSCSKPQSRVKHNSESERRSPSSEDDRDEKESKAEIQNPEDYKEIFQPKNSICRTPPRNNEPFPAPPEDEPVTAKEAAKSSQAADVQTPLPKQELPDPIQRPPIASSTPLTRTEPSVIPAARNEPIGLKASDFLPAVKNQSQTELVDEEAMSQIRKGHETMCVVLTSRHKNLDTVRAVWSTGDIKNSVDSAVAINDLSVVVDLLNIVNQKASLWKLDLCTIVLPQIEKLLQSKYESYVQTGCTSLKLILQRFLPLITDILAAPPSVGVDITREERLHKCKLCYKQLKNISNIVKNKSGLSGRHEYAVEE; this is translated from the exons ATGGCCGTGGCCGTCACCACCAAGACGGCGTGGAAGCTGC AAGAGATCACGGCTCACAGCAGCAATGTATCCTCGCTAGTCTTGGGGAAAAGTTCAGGCCGGCTGCTGGCTACTGGAGGAGATGACTGTCGGGTCAACATATGGTCAGTTAACAAGCCCAACTGCATCATG AGCCTGACAGGCCATACAACACCCATTGAGAGCCTACAGATCAATACGAATGAGGAACTCATTGTTGCAGGGTCCCAGTCAGGGTCCATTCGAGTATGGGACCTGGAAGCTGCCAAAA TTCTTCGTACCTTGCTCGGTCACAAGGCGAATATCTGCAGCCTTGATTTCCATCCTTTTGGAAGCTTTGTGGCATCTGGCTCTTTGGACACAAACATTAAG CTCTGGGACGTAAGAAGAAAAGGCTGTGTCTTCAGGTACAAG gGTCACACAGAAGCAGTTCGATGTCTCCGCTTTAGTCCTGATGGGAAATGGTTAGCCTCTGCTGCTGATGATCACACTGTAAAG ctgTGGGATCTGGCTGCTGGGAAGATAGTGTTTGAGTTTACAGGACATACTGGCCCAGTAAACGTTGTTGAATTCCATCCCAATGAATACCTTTTGGCTTCTGGCAGCTCTGACAG GACTGTTCGGTTCTGGGACTTGGAGAAGTTTCAGGTTGTGAGCTGTATTGAAGAGGAGGCTACTCCTGTCAG GTGTGTGCTCTTCAACCCAGATGGCTGCTGCTTGTATAGTGGCTTCCAGGATTCGCTGCGTGTGTACGGCTGGGAGCCAGAGCGCTGTTTTGATGTGGTCTTGGTGAACTGGGGAAAAGTAGCCGACTTATCTATCTGCAACAACCAGCTG ATAGGAGTTTCCTTTGCGCAAAGCACAGTCTCTTCCTTCGTTGTGGATCTCAGCAGAGTCACAAAGTCGGGTTCCATTCCCCATGGGCTGATCAGGGACGATGAGCCTCTTGTGCCACCTACCCCCACGGGGTCCTCCCTTCGCCGCATCTATGACAGGCCCTCAACTAGCTGCAGCAAGCCACAAAG CAGAGTGAAGCACAACTCAGAGAGCGAGAGGCGCAGTCCCAGCAGTGAAGATGACCGGGATGAGAAGGAATCAAAGGCCGAGATCCAGAACCCAGAGGATTACAAAGAGATCTTCCAGCCCAAGAACTCTATCT gTCGAACTCCTCCTCGGAACAACGAGCCCTTTCCAGCCCCTCCTGAGGATG AGCCTGTAACTGCAAAGGAAGCAGCGAAGTCCAGCCAAGCTGCGGATGTCCAGACCCCATTGCCAAAGCAAGAACTT CCTGATCCGATTCAGAGGCCACCGATAGCCTCCTCAACTCCTTTGACCAGAACAGAGCCGTCGGTGATTCCTGCAGCCAGGAATGAGCCCATTGGCCTGAAGGCCTCTGACTTTCTGCCA GCTGTGAAAAACCAAAGCCAGACTGAGCTCGTGGACGAGGAAGCCATGTCCCAGATCAGGAAAGGCCACGAGACCATGTGTGTGGTACTCACCAGCCGCCACAAGAATCTGGACACCGTGCGGGCTGTATGGAGCACCGGTGACATCAAG AACTCTGTGGACTCCGCAGTGGCGATCAATGATCTGTCTGTTGTCGTGGACCTCTTGAATATTGTCAACCAAAAAGC GTCTCTCTGGAAGCTGGATTTGTGTACTATAGTCCTGCCGCAGATAGAGAAACTACTCCAAAGTAAATATGAAAG TTACGTGCAGACTGGCTGCACCTCCCTGAAACTCATTCTCCAGAGATTCCTGCCACTGATCACAGACATCCTTGCTGCACCACCTTCTGTCGGAGTGGACATCACCAGAGAGGAAAG GCTCCATAAATGCAAGCTGTGCTACAAGCAGCTGAAAAACATCAGCAACATCGTCAAGAACAAGTCTGGGCTCAGCGGCCGCCATG
- the KATNB1 gene encoding katanin p80 WD40 repeat-containing subunit B1 isoform X1, translating to MAVAVTTKTAWKLQEITAHSSNVSSLVLGKSSGRLLATGGDDCRVNIWSVNKPNCIMSLTGHTTPIESLQINTNEELIVAGSQSGSIRVWDLEAAKILRTLLGHKANICSLDFHPFGSFVASGSLDTNIKLWDVRRKGCVFRYKGHTEAVRCLRFSPDGKWLASAADDHTVKLWDLAAGKIVFEFTGHTGPVNVVEFHPNEYLLASGSSDRTVRFWDLEKFQVVSCIEEEATPVRCVLFNPDGCCLYSGFQDSLRVYGWEPERCFDVVLVNWGKVADLSICNNQLIGVSFAQSTVSSFVVDLSRVTKSGSIPHGLIRDDEPLVPPTPTGSSLRRIYDRPSTSCSKPQSRVKHNSESERRSPSSEDDRDEKESKAEIQNPEDYKEIFQPKNSICRTPPRNNEPFPAPPEDEPVTAKEAAKSSQAADVQTPLPKQELPDPIQRPPIASSTPLTRTEPSVIPAARNEPIGLKASDFLPAVKNQSQTELVDEEAMSQIRKGHETMCVVLTSRHKNLDTVRAVWSTGDIKNSVDSAVAINDLSVVVDLLNIVNQKASLWKLDLCTIVLPQIEKLLQSKYESYVQTGCTSLKLILQRFLPLITDILAAPPSVGVDITREERLHKCKLCYKQLKNISNIVKNKSGLSGRHGSAFRELHLLMAVLE from the exons ATGGCCGTGGCCGTCACCACCAAGACGGCGTGGAAGCTGC AAGAGATCACGGCTCACAGCAGCAATGTATCCTCGCTAGTCTTGGGGAAAAGTTCAGGCCGGCTGCTGGCTACTGGAGGAGATGACTGTCGGGTCAACATATGGTCAGTTAACAAGCCCAACTGCATCATG AGCCTGACAGGCCATACAACACCCATTGAGAGCCTACAGATCAATACGAATGAGGAACTCATTGTTGCAGGGTCCCAGTCAGGGTCCATTCGAGTATGGGACCTGGAAGCTGCCAAAA TTCTTCGTACCTTGCTCGGTCACAAGGCGAATATCTGCAGCCTTGATTTCCATCCTTTTGGAAGCTTTGTGGCATCTGGCTCTTTGGACACAAACATTAAG CTCTGGGACGTAAGAAGAAAAGGCTGTGTCTTCAGGTACAAG gGTCACACAGAAGCAGTTCGATGTCTCCGCTTTAGTCCTGATGGGAAATGGTTAGCCTCTGCTGCTGATGATCACACTGTAAAG ctgTGGGATCTGGCTGCTGGGAAGATAGTGTTTGAGTTTACAGGACATACTGGCCCAGTAAACGTTGTTGAATTCCATCCCAATGAATACCTTTTGGCTTCTGGCAGCTCTGACAG GACTGTTCGGTTCTGGGACTTGGAGAAGTTTCAGGTTGTGAGCTGTATTGAAGAGGAGGCTACTCCTGTCAG GTGTGTGCTCTTCAACCCAGATGGCTGCTGCTTGTATAGTGGCTTCCAGGATTCGCTGCGTGTGTACGGCTGGGAGCCAGAGCGCTGTTTTGATGTGGTCTTGGTGAACTGGGGAAAAGTAGCCGACTTATCTATCTGCAACAACCAGCTG ATAGGAGTTTCCTTTGCGCAAAGCACAGTCTCTTCCTTCGTTGTGGATCTCAGCAGAGTCACAAAGTCGGGTTCCATTCCCCATGGGCTGATCAGGGACGATGAGCCTCTTGTGCCACCTACCCCCACGGGGTCCTCCCTTCGCCGCATCTATGACAGGCCCTCAACTAGCTGCAGCAAGCCACAAAG CAGAGTGAAGCACAACTCAGAGAGCGAGAGGCGCAGTCCCAGCAGTGAAGATGACCGGGATGAGAAGGAATCAAAGGCCGAGATCCAGAACCCAGAGGATTACAAAGAGATCTTCCAGCCCAAGAACTCTATCT gTCGAACTCCTCCTCGGAACAACGAGCCCTTTCCAGCCCCTCCTGAGGATG AGCCTGTAACTGCAAAGGAAGCAGCGAAGTCCAGCCAAGCTGCGGATGTCCAGACCCCATTGCCAAAGCAAGAACTT CCTGATCCGATTCAGAGGCCACCGATAGCCTCCTCAACTCCTTTGACCAGAACAGAGCCGTCGGTGATTCCTGCAGCCAGGAATGAGCCCATTGGCCTGAAGGCCTCTGACTTTCTGCCA GCTGTGAAAAACCAAAGCCAGACTGAGCTCGTGGACGAGGAAGCCATGTCCCAGATCAGGAAAGGCCACGAGACCATGTGTGTGGTACTCACCAGCCGCCACAAGAATCTGGACACCGTGCGGGCTGTATGGAGCACCGGTGACATCAAG AACTCTGTGGACTCCGCAGTGGCGATCAATGATCTGTCTGTTGTCGTGGACCTCTTGAATATTGTCAACCAAAAAGC GTCTCTCTGGAAGCTGGATTTGTGTACTATAGTCCTGCCGCAGATAGAGAAACTACTCCAAAGTAAATATGAAAG TTACGTGCAGACTGGCTGCACCTCCCTGAAACTCATTCTCCAGAGATTCCTGCCACTGATCACAGACATCCTTGCTGCACCACCTTCTGTCGGAGTGGACATCACCAGAGAGGAAAG GCTCCATAAATGCAAGCTGTGCTACAAGCAGCTGAAAAACATCAGCAACATCGTCAAGAACAAGTCTGGGCTCAGCGGCCGCCATGGTAGTGCCTTTCGGGAACTGCATCTCCTCATGGCTGTCCTGGAGTGA
- the KATNB1 gene encoding katanin p80 WD40 repeat-containing subunit B1 isoform X5, which yields MSLTGHTTPIESLQINTNEELIVAGSQSGSIRVWDLEAAKILRTLLGHKANICSLDFHPFGSFVASGSLDTNIKLWDVRRKGCVFRYKGHTEAVRCLRFSPDGKWLASAADDHTVKLWDLAAGKIVFEFTGHTGPVNVVEFHPNEYLLASGSSDRTVRFWDLEKFQVVSCIEEEATPVRCVLFNPDGCCLYSGFQDSLRVYGWEPERCFDVVLVNWGKVADLSICNNQLIGVSFAQSTVSSFVVDLSRVTKSGSIPHGLIRDDEPLVPPTPTGSSLRRIYDRPSTSCSKPQSRVKHNSESERRSPSSEDDRDEKESKAEIQNPEDYKEIFQPKNSICRTPPRNNEPFPAPPEDEPVTAKEAAKSSQAADVQTPLPKQELPDPIQRPPIASSTPLTRTEPSVIPAARNEPIGLKASDFLPAVKNQSQTELVDEEAMSQIRKGHETMCVVLTSRHKNLDTVRAVWSTGDIKNSVDSAVAINDLSVVVDLLNIVNQKASLWKLDLCTIVLPQIEKLLQSKYESYVQTGCTSLKLILQRFLPLITDILAAPPSVGVDITREERLHKCKLCYKQLKNISNIVKNKSGLSGRHGSAFRELHLLMAVLE from the exons ATG AGCCTGACAGGCCATACAACACCCATTGAGAGCCTACAGATCAATACGAATGAGGAACTCATTGTTGCAGGGTCCCAGTCAGGGTCCATTCGAGTATGGGACCTGGAAGCTGCCAAAA TTCTTCGTACCTTGCTCGGTCACAAGGCGAATATCTGCAGCCTTGATTTCCATCCTTTTGGAAGCTTTGTGGCATCTGGCTCTTTGGACACAAACATTAAG CTCTGGGACGTAAGAAGAAAAGGCTGTGTCTTCAGGTACAAG gGTCACACAGAAGCAGTTCGATGTCTCCGCTTTAGTCCTGATGGGAAATGGTTAGCCTCTGCTGCTGATGATCACACTGTAAAG ctgTGGGATCTGGCTGCTGGGAAGATAGTGTTTGAGTTTACAGGACATACTGGCCCAGTAAACGTTGTTGAATTCCATCCCAATGAATACCTTTTGGCTTCTGGCAGCTCTGACAG GACTGTTCGGTTCTGGGACTTGGAGAAGTTTCAGGTTGTGAGCTGTATTGAAGAGGAGGCTACTCCTGTCAG GTGTGTGCTCTTCAACCCAGATGGCTGCTGCTTGTATAGTGGCTTCCAGGATTCGCTGCGTGTGTACGGCTGGGAGCCAGAGCGCTGTTTTGATGTGGTCTTGGTGAACTGGGGAAAAGTAGCCGACTTATCTATCTGCAACAACCAGCTG ATAGGAGTTTCCTTTGCGCAAAGCACAGTCTCTTCCTTCGTTGTGGATCTCAGCAGAGTCACAAAGTCGGGTTCCATTCCCCATGGGCTGATCAGGGACGATGAGCCTCTTGTGCCACCTACCCCCACGGGGTCCTCCCTTCGCCGCATCTATGACAGGCCCTCAACTAGCTGCAGCAAGCCACAAAG CAGAGTGAAGCACAACTCAGAGAGCGAGAGGCGCAGTCCCAGCAGTGAAGATGACCGGGATGAGAAGGAATCAAAGGCCGAGATCCAGAACCCAGAGGATTACAAAGAGATCTTCCAGCCCAAGAACTCTATCT gTCGAACTCCTCCTCGGAACAACGAGCCCTTTCCAGCCCCTCCTGAGGATG AGCCTGTAACTGCAAAGGAAGCAGCGAAGTCCAGCCAAGCTGCGGATGTCCAGACCCCATTGCCAAAGCAAGAACTT CCTGATCCGATTCAGAGGCCACCGATAGCCTCCTCAACTCCTTTGACCAGAACAGAGCCGTCGGTGATTCCTGCAGCCAGGAATGAGCCCATTGGCCTGAAGGCCTCTGACTTTCTGCCA GCTGTGAAAAACCAAAGCCAGACTGAGCTCGTGGACGAGGAAGCCATGTCCCAGATCAGGAAAGGCCACGAGACCATGTGTGTGGTACTCACCAGCCGCCACAAGAATCTGGACACCGTGCGGGCTGTATGGAGCACCGGTGACATCAAG AACTCTGTGGACTCCGCAGTGGCGATCAATGATCTGTCTGTTGTCGTGGACCTCTTGAATATTGTCAACCAAAAAGC GTCTCTCTGGAAGCTGGATTTGTGTACTATAGTCCTGCCGCAGATAGAGAAACTACTCCAAAGTAAATATGAAAG TTACGTGCAGACTGGCTGCACCTCCCTGAAACTCATTCTCCAGAGATTCCTGCCACTGATCACAGACATCCTTGCTGCACCACCTTCTGTCGGAGTGGACATCACCAGAGAGGAAAG GCTCCATAAATGCAAGCTGTGCTACAAGCAGCTGAAAAACATCAGCAACATCGTCAAGAACAAGTCTGGGCTCAGCGGCCGCCATGGTAGTGCCTTTCGGGAACTGCATCTCCTCATGGCTGTCCTGGAGTGA
- the KATNB1 gene encoding katanin p80 WD40 repeat-containing subunit B1 isoform X2 has translation MAVAVTTKTAWKLQEITAHSSNVSSLVLGKSSGRLLATGGDDCRVNIWSVNKPNCIMSLTGHTTPIESLQINTNEELIVAGSQSGSIRVWDLEAAKILRTLLGHKANICSLDFHPFGSFVASGSLDTNIKLWDVRRKGCVFRYKGHTEAVRCLRFSPDGKWLASAADDHTVKLWDLAAGKIVFEFTGHTGPVNVVEFHPNEYLLASGSSDRTVRFWDLEKFQVVSCIEEEATPVRCVLFNPDGCCLYSGFQDSLRVYGWEPERCFDVVLVNWGKVADLSICNNQLIGVSFAQSTVSSFVVDLSRVTKSGSIPHGLIRDDEPLVPPTPTGSSLRRIYDRPSTSCSKPQRVKHNSESERRSPSSEDDRDEKESKAEIQNPEDYKEIFQPKNSICRTPPRNNEPFPAPPEDEPVTAKEAAKSSQAADVQTPLPKQELPDPIQRPPIASSTPLTRTEPSVIPAARNEPIGLKASDFLPAVKNQSQTELVDEEAMSQIRKGHETMCVVLTSRHKNLDTVRAVWSTGDIKNSVDSAVAINDLSVVVDLLNIVNQKASLWKLDLCTIVLPQIEKLLQSKYESYVQTGCTSLKLILQRFLPLITDILAAPPSVGVDITREERLHKCKLCYKQLKNISNIVKNKSGLSGRHGSAFRELHLLMAVLE, from the exons ATGGCCGTGGCCGTCACCACCAAGACGGCGTGGAAGCTGC AAGAGATCACGGCTCACAGCAGCAATGTATCCTCGCTAGTCTTGGGGAAAAGTTCAGGCCGGCTGCTGGCTACTGGAGGAGATGACTGTCGGGTCAACATATGGTCAGTTAACAAGCCCAACTGCATCATG AGCCTGACAGGCCATACAACACCCATTGAGAGCCTACAGATCAATACGAATGAGGAACTCATTGTTGCAGGGTCCCAGTCAGGGTCCATTCGAGTATGGGACCTGGAAGCTGCCAAAA TTCTTCGTACCTTGCTCGGTCACAAGGCGAATATCTGCAGCCTTGATTTCCATCCTTTTGGAAGCTTTGTGGCATCTGGCTCTTTGGACACAAACATTAAG CTCTGGGACGTAAGAAGAAAAGGCTGTGTCTTCAGGTACAAG gGTCACACAGAAGCAGTTCGATGTCTCCGCTTTAGTCCTGATGGGAAATGGTTAGCCTCTGCTGCTGATGATCACACTGTAAAG ctgTGGGATCTGGCTGCTGGGAAGATAGTGTTTGAGTTTACAGGACATACTGGCCCAGTAAACGTTGTTGAATTCCATCCCAATGAATACCTTTTGGCTTCTGGCAGCTCTGACAG GACTGTTCGGTTCTGGGACTTGGAGAAGTTTCAGGTTGTGAGCTGTATTGAAGAGGAGGCTACTCCTGTCAG GTGTGTGCTCTTCAACCCAGATGGCTGCTGCTTGTATAGTGGCTTCCAGGATTCGCTGCGTGTGTACGGCTGGGAGCCAGAGCGCTGTTTTGATGTGGTCTTGGTGAACTGGGGAAAAGTAGCCGACTTATCTATCTGCAACAACCAGCTG ATAGGAGTTTCCTTTGCGCAAAGCACAGTCTCTTCCTTCGTTGTGGATCTCAGCAGAGTCACAAAGTCGGGTTCCATTCCCCATGGGCTGATCAGGGACGATGAGCCTCTTGTGCCACCTACCCCCACGGGGTCCTCCCTTCGCCGCATCTATGACAGGCCCTCAACTAGCTGCAGCAAGCCACAAAG AGTGAAGCACAACTCAGAGAGCGAGAGGCGCAGTCCCAGCAGTGAAGATGACCGGGATGAGAAGGAATCAAAGGCCGAGATCCAGAACCCAGAGGATTACAAAGAGATCTTCCAGCCCAAGAACTCTATCT gTCGAACTCCTCCTCGGAACAACGAGCCCTTTCCAGCCCCTCCTGAGGATG AGCCTGTAACTGCAAAGGAAGCAGCGAAGTCCAGCCAAGCTGCGGATGTCCAGACCCCATTGCCAAAGCAAGAACTT CCTGATCCGATTCAGAGGCCACCGATAGCCTCCTCAACTCCTTTGACCAGAACAGAGCCGTCGGTGATTCCTGCAGCCAGGAATGAGCCCATTGGCCTGAAGGCCTCTGACTTTCTGCCA GCTGTGAAAAACCAAAGCCAGACTGAGCTCGTGGACGAGGAAGCCATGTCCCAGATCAGGAAAGGCCACGAGACCATGTGTGTGGTACTCACCAGCCGCCACAAGAATCTGGACACCGTGCGGGCTGTATGGAGCACCGGTGACATCAAG AACTCTGTGGACTCCGCAGTGGCGATCAATGATCTGTCTGTTGTCGTGGACCTCTTGAATATTGTCAACCAAAAAGC GTCTCTCTGGAAGCTGGATTTGTGTACTATAGTCCTGCCGCAGATAGAGAAACTACTCCAAAGTAAATATGAAAG TTACGTGCAGACTGGCTGCACCTCCCTGAAACTCATTCTCCAGAGATTCCTGCCACTGATCACAGACATCCTTGCTGCACCACCTTCTGTCGGAGTGGACATCACCAGAGAGGAAAG GCTCCATAAATGCAAGCTGTGCTACAAGCAGCTGAAAAACATCAGCAACATCGTCAAGAACAAGTCTGGGCTCAGCGGCCGCCATGGTAGTGCCTTTCGGGAACTGCATCTCCTCATGGCTGTCCTGGAGTGA
- the KATNB1 gene encoding katanin p80 WD40 repeat-containing subunit B1 isoform X4, translated as MAVAVTTKTAWKLQEITAHSSNVSSLVLGKSSGRLLATGGDDCRVNIWSVNKPNCIMSLTGHTTPIESLQINTNEELIVAGSQSGSIRVWDLEAAKILRTLLGHKANICSLDFHPFGSFVASGSLDTNIKLWDVRRKGCVFRYKGHTEAVRCLRFSPDGKWLASAADDHTVKLWDLAAGKIVFEFTGHTGPVNVVEFHPNEYLLASGSSDRTVRFWDLEKFQVVSCIEEEATPVRCVLFNPDGCCLYSGFQDSLRVYGWEPERCFDVVLVNWGKVADLSICNNQLIGVSFAQSTVSSFVVDLSRVTKSGSIPHGLIRDDEPLVPPTPTGSSLRRIYDRPSTSCSKPQSRVKHNSESERRSPSSEDDRDEKESKAEIQNPEDYKEIFQPKNSICRTPPRNNEPFPAPPEDEPVTAKEAAKSSQAADVQTPLPKQELPDPIQRPPIASSTPLTRTEPSVIPAARNEPIGLKASDFLPNSVDSAVAINDLSVVVDLLNIVNQKASLWKLDLCTIVLPQIEKLLQSKYESYVQTGCTSLKLILQRFLPLITDILAAPPSVGVDITREERLHKCKLCYKQLKNISNIVKNKSGLSGRHGSAFRELHLLMAVLE; from the exons ATGGCCGTGGCCGTCACCACCAAGACGGCGTGGAAGCTGC AAGAGATCACGGCTCACAGCAGCAATGTATCCTCGCTAGTCTTGGGGAAAAGTTCAGGCCGGCTGCTGGCTACTGGAGGAGATGACTGTCGGGTCAACATATGGTCAGTTAACAAGCCCAACTGCATCATG AGCCTGACAGGCCATACAACACCCATTGAGAGCCTACAGATCAATACGAATGAGGAACTCATTGTTGCAGGGTCCCAGTCAGGGTCCATTCGAGTATGGGACCTGGAAGCTGCCAAAA TTCTTCGTACCTTGCTCGGTCACAAGGCGAATATCTGCAGCCTTGATTTCCATCCTTTTGGAAGCTTTGTGGCATCTGGCTCTTTGGACACAAACATTAAG CTCTGGGACGTAAGAAGAAAAGGCTGTGTCTTCAGGTACAAG gGTCACACAGAAGCAGTTCGATGTCTCCGCTTTAGTCCTGATGGGAAATGGTTAGCCTCTGCTGCTGATGATCACACTGTAAAG ctgTGGGATCTGGCTGCTGGGAAGATAGTGTTTGAGTTTACAGGACATACTGGCCCAGTAAACGTTGTTGAATTCCATCCCAATGAATACCTTTTGGCTTCTGGCAGCTCTGACAG GACTGTTCGGTTCTGGGACTTGGAGAAGTTTCAGGTTGTGAGCTGTATTGAAGAGGAGGCTACTCCTGTCAG GTGTGTGCTCTTCAACCCAGATGGCTGCTGCTTGTATAGTGGCTTCCAGGATTCGCTGCGTGTGTACGGCTGGGAGCCAGAGCGCTGTTTTGATGTGGTCTTGGTGAACTGGGGAAAAGTAGCCGACTTATCTATCTGCAACAACCAGCTG ATAGGAGTTTCCTTTGCGCAAAGCACAGTCTCTTCCTTCGTTGTGGATCTCAGCAGAGTCACAAAGTCGGGTTCCATTCCCCATGGGCTGATCAGGGACGATGAGCCTCTTGTGCCACCTACCCCCACGGGGTCCTCCCTTCGCCGCATCTATGACAGGCCCTCAACTAGCTGCAGCAAGCCACAAAG CAGAGTGAAGCACAACTCAGAGAGCGAGAGGCGCAGTCCCAGCAGTGAAGATGACCGGGATGAGAAGGAATCAAAGGCCGAGATCCAGAACCCAGAGGATTACAAAGAGATCTTCCAGCCCAAGAACTCTATCT gTCGAACTCCTCCTCGGAACAACGAGCCCTTTCCAGCCCCTCCTGAGGATG AGCCTGTAACTGCAAAGGAAGCAGCGAAGTCCAGCCAAGCTGCGGATGTCCAGACCCCATTGCCAAAGCAAGAACTT CCTGATCCGATTCAGAGGCCACCGATAGCCTCCTCAACTCCTTTGACCAGAACAGAGCCGTCGGTGATTCCTGCAGCCAGGAATGAGCCCATTGGCCTGAAGGCCTCTGACTTTCTGCCA AACTCTGTGGACTCCGCAGTGGCGATCAATGATCTGTCTGTTGTCGTGGACCTCTTGAATATTGTCAACCAAAAAGC GTCTCTCTGGAAGCTGGATTTGTGTACTATAGTCCTGCCGCAGATAGAGAAACTACTCCAAAGTAAATATGAAAG TTACGTGCAGACTGGCTGCACCTCCCTGAAACTCATTCTCCAGAGATTCCTGCCACTGATCACAGACATCCTTGCTGCACCACCTTCTGTCGGAGTGGACATCACCAGAGAGGAAAG GCTCCATAAATGCAAGCTGTGCTACAAGCAGCTGAAAAACATCAGCAACATCGTCAAGAACAAGTCTGGGCTCAGCGGCCGCCATGGTAGTGCCTTTCGGGAACTGCATCTCCTCATGGCTGTCCTGGAGTGA